One region of Sylvia atricapilla isolate bSylAtr1 chromosome Z, bSylAtr1.pri, whole genome shotgun sequence genomic DNA includes:
- the PSTPIP2 gene encoding proline-serine-threonine phosphatase-interacting protein 2: protein MREARFRDHFWSTDLTSTVGYDSIIQHLNDGRKNCKEFEDFLKERAIIEEKYGKELINLSKKKPCGQTELNTLKRSLDVFKQQIDNVGQGHIQLAQTLREEAKKMEDFREKQKLHRKKIELIMEAIHKNRNLQYKKTMEAKRLYEQRCRDKDEAEQAVHRNANLVTQKQQEKLFLKLAQTKSALEDTDRSYQQSVTTMEKIREEWQNEHIKACEFFETQECERINYFRNALWLHVNQLSLGCVQNDEKYEEIRKSLEMCSIEKDVDFFVNLRKTGSLAPAPVVYENYYNAQRNVTPARSPVPVPISRRGPLPTPSSAPGEPDYATVDGYSLVHF, encoded by the exons agcaCGGATCTGACCAGCACAGTTGGCTATGACAGCATCATTCAGCATCTGAATGATGGCAGGAAGAACTGCAAAGAATTTGAAGACTTTCTGAAGGAAAG AGCaattatagaagaaaaatatggcAAGGAGCTCATAAACTTGTCAAAGAAGAAGCCTTGTGGGCAGACGGAACTGAA CACGCTGAAGAGATCCCTTGATGTTTTCAAACAAC agatAGACAATGTGGGACAAGGTCATATACAGCTGGCACAAACCCTTCGGGAGGAAGCAAAGAAGATGGAGGActtcagggaaaagcaaaagctgcatcGGAAAAAG ATAGAGCTGATAATGGAGGCAATTCACAAAAACAGGAATCTTCAGTACAAGAAAACCATGGAG GCCAAGCGTCTGTACGAGCAGCGCTGCCGGGACAAGGACGAGGCGGAGCAGGCTGTGCACCGCAATGCTAACCTGGTCAcgcagaagcagcaggagaag CTGTTCCTGAAGCTGGCTCAGACGAAATCAGCACTGGAGGACACTG ACAGGAGTTACCAGCAGAGTGTGACCACAATGGAGAAGATTCGGGAAGAGTGGCAGAACGAGCACATCAAAGCTTGTGAG TTCTTTGAGACTCAGGAATGTGAGCGGATCAACTATTTCCGTAATGCCCTCTGGCTCCACGTCAACCAGctttccctgggctgtgtccaaAATGATGAG AAATATGAGGAAATCCGCAAGAGTTTGGAAATGTGCAGCATTGAGAAGGATGTTGATTTTTTCGTAAATTTACGCAAAACTGGAAGTTTGGCTCCGG CTCCTGTTGTTTATGAAAACTACTATAATGCCCAGAGAAATGTGACTCCTGCGAGAAGTCCAGTTCCTGTACCTATATCAAG GAGAGGACCCCTGCCCACCCCGAGCAGTGCACCAG GGGAGCCTGATTATGCCACAGTTGATGGCTACAGCTTGGTACATTTCTAG